One window from the genome of Pseudanabaena yagii GIHE-NHR1 encodes:
- a CDS encoding Uma2 family endonuclease, with translation MLQTLSKITTFDEFVDWLPENSGVRYELHNGNVIEMAQPVGDYEEVKLFLGVEIPFEIKRLRLPYGIPNQVIVRPEGRDSGYFPDILVVNRANLPNEKRWKKESILSSGASIPLIIEIVSTNWRDDYHLKFADYEEMGIPEYWIIDYAALGGRNFIGNPKQPTISICSLVDGEYQINKFQDSDHLISQNFPELNLTANQIFQAGII, from the coding sequence ATACTCCAAACCTTATCTAAAATCACCACCTTCGATGAGTTTGTTGATTGGCTCCCTGAAAATTCGGGAGTACGTTATGAATTACACAACGGAAATGTTATTGAAATGGCTCAACCAGTCGGAGACTACGAAGAGGTCAAGCTCTTTTTAGGTGTGGAAATTCCCTTTGAAATCAAACGATTGAGACTACCATACGGAATCCCCAACCAAGTTATCGTCAGACCAGAAGGCAGAGATTCTGGCTATTTCCCAGATATATTAGTGGTCAATCGGGCTAATCTACCTAACGAAAAGCGCTGGAAAAAAGAATCGATTCTTAGTTCGGGTGCATCGATTCCTTTAATCATTGAAATTGTTTCAACCAATTGGCGTGATGATTATCATCTAAAATTTGCAGATTATGAAGAAATGGGAATTCCAGAATATTGGATTATCGATTATGCTGCTCTGGGAGGACGAAATTTTATTGGCAATCCGAAACAACCGACAATATCGATTTGTAGTTTGGTGGATGGAGAGTATCAGATCAATAAGTTTCAAGATAGCGATCACCTGATCTCTCAAAACTTCCCAGAACTAAACCTAACTGCTAATCAAATTTTTCAGGCTGGCATAATCTGA
- a CDS encoding IS5 family transposase, producing the protein MTQKHEIRNWTEYNAGLKQRGSLTFWMSEEVIEGWLNQTLSGKRGASKDYSDIAIATFITVKAVYQQAGRQTQGLLESIFALMGIDLPVPDHSTVSRRTASLSVTLPVIPKQGAVHVVVDSTGIKVYGEGEWKTRQHGISKRRTWRKLHLGADESTGEILAAVVTTNDCHDGEVLADILDAIDAEIAQVSADGAYDHRHCYDEIAQHGAKAVIPPRKDAKIWQHGNTNAPPHPRDQNLRYIRKHGRKKWKRDSGYHRRSLAETTMFRFKKIFGATLCSRKFDNQAVELFIKCAALNRMIQLAKPLSSPVVR; encoded by the coding sequence ATGACACAGAAACATGAGATCCGCAACTGGACAGAGTATAACGCAGGGCTAAAACAAAGAGGAAGCCTGACTTTTTGGATGAGCGAAGAAGTAATTGAAGGATGGTTAAATCAAACATTAAGTGGCAAACGGGGAGCTTCCAAAGATTACAGTGATATAGCAATAGCGACATTTATCACGGTCAAAGCGGTATATCAGCAAGCAGGAAGACAAACGCAAGGACTGTTAGAGTCAATATTTGCCTTGATGGGAATAGATTTACCAGTACCAGACCACAGCACCGTGTCAAGACGGACAGCAAGTTTAAGTGTGACCTTACCAGTAATCCCGAAACAGGGAGCAGTGCATGTAGTAGTTGATTCGACAGGGATCAAAGTATACGGCGAAGGGGAATGGAAAACACGGCAGCATGGAATTAGTAAGAGACGGACATGGCGCAAATTACACCTAGGAGCCGATGAATCAACAGGAGAAATACTGGCTGCGGTCGTCACCACGAATGATTGCCACGATGGAGAAGTACTCGCCGATATTCTCGATGCGATTGATGCTGAAATTGCTCAAGTTTCCGCAGATGGAGCTTATGACCATCGTCATTGTTATGACGAGATTGCCCAACATGGTGCTAAAGCCGTGATTCCTCCGCGCAAAGATGCCAAAATCTGGCAGCATGGCAATACCAATGCTCCACCACATCCGCGTGACCAAAATCTCCGTTATATCCGTAAACATGGGCGTAAAAAATGGAAACGTGACTCAGGTTATCATCGGCGCTCTTTGGCAGAAACTACGATGTTTCGTTTCAAAAAAATCTTTGGTGCTACTTTATGTTCTCGTAAATTTGACAATCAGGCGGTTGAGTTGTTCATCAAATGTGCTGCTCTTAATCGCATGATTCAACTGGCTAAACCTCTCTCCTCTCCTGTTGTTCGTTAA
- the ppk2 gene encoding polyphosphate kinase 2 encodes MKSQKCTAMSKKDKDGKRKHSQKGTPKDEHLSLINESSELNGHAIEQEDSLIQLPKLSKKTYEKELQHLQIELVRLQEWIKQEGLKVVILFEGRDAAGKGGAIKSITQSLNPRICRVVALGKPSDQERTQWYFQRYTAELPAAGEMVLFDRSWYNRAGVEHVMGYCTHEEYVEFLRSCPEFENMLQRSGIILIKYWFSVSDNEQEKRFSDRIKDPRKRWKFSPMDLEARARWVEYSKAKDDMFNATDTKLSPWYVIDGDDKRRARLNCINHLLAKIPYEDVLPKPFDLPPLQNKMVYVRPPIYLQNFIPDVTAHLE; translated from the coding sequence ATGAAAAGTCAAAAGTGCACAGCCATGTCCAAAAAAGATAAAGATGGTAAGCGCAAGCATTCTCAGAAAGGCACTCCGAAAGATGAGCATCTCTCCTTAATTAATGAATCTAGTGAACTTAATGGTCATGCCATTGAGCAAGAAGATAGTCTCATCCAGCTACCAAAGTTATCGAAGAAAACCTATGAGAAAGAGCTTCAACATTTACAAATAGAACTTGTCAGGCTGCAAGAATGGATTAAGCAAGAAGGCTTAAAAGTGGTGATTCTATTTGAAGGGAGGGATGCTGCTGGTAAGGGAGGCGCAATTAAAAGCATTACCCAATCTCTCAATCCACGTATTTGTCGAGTCGTGGCATTAGGCAAACCTTCCGATCAAGAGCGCACTCAATGGTATTTTCAGCGCTATACTGCGGAATTGCCTGCGGCGGGGGAAATGGTGCTATTCGATCGCAGTTGGTATAATCGAGCTGGTGTTGAACATGTCATGGGCTATTGTACCCATGAGGAATATGTCGAGTTCTTGCGCTCCTGTCCTGAATTTGAGAATATGCTTCAGCGATCGGGAATTATTCTGATTAAGTATTGGTTTTCTGTTAGTGATAACGAACAAGAAAAGCGATTTAGCGATCGCATCAAAGATCCCCGCAAACGTTGGAAGTTCAGCCCAATGGATTTAGAAGCCAGAGCAAGATGGGTAGAGTATTCCAAAGCAAAGGATGATATGTTTAACGCAACGGATACAAAACTATCACCTTGGTATGTTATTGATGGCGACGATAAACGTCGGGCAAGGCTCAATTGCATCAATCATCTATTAGCGAAGATTCCCTATGAGGATGTATTGCCTAAACCTTTTGATTTACCTCCGCTACAAAACAAAATGGTTTATGTGCGCCCGCCAATTTATCTACAGAACTTCATCCCTGATGTGACAGCTCATTTAGAGTGA
- a CDS encoding UDP-glucose dehydrogenase family protein, whose translation MRVCVIGTGYVGLVTGACLAYIGHDVICVDNNEEKVKLMKSGQSPIHEPGLPEVISESIRQGKIEFTTDIAAGVNHGEVLFIAVGTPSLPDGRSDMRYVEAVARSIGESLTEGYRVIVNKSTVPIGSGDWVRMIVLDGMAGKKNIDQIQFDVVSNPEFLREGVAVYDTFNPDRIVVGSGSDRALQLMQDLYQPIIDRSFAEDKTLPPVPVVVTDLNSAEMIKYAANAFLATKISFVNEVANICDRVGADVKEVAKGIGLDSRIGSKFLQAGIGWGGSCFGKDVSALIYTAEDYGYSTEILKACVRVNELQRTLVVEKLQQALKILKGKTIGLLGMTFKPDTDDMRDAPSLTLIDQLSRLGARVKAYDPLVSQSGLRQGFSNVIVETDLERLADGCDAVVLVTDWQEFLAIDYAKMLTLMAHPVIIDARNFLDGKALEALGYKYIGIGR comes from the coding sequence ATGCGTGTTTGTGTAATTGGAACTGGTTATGTCGGTTTGGTAACAGGTGCTTGTCTTGCCTACATCGGGCATGATGTTATTTGTGTAGATAATAACGAAGAGAAAGTTAAACTGATGAAGTCGGGGCAATCGCCAATTCATGAGCCAGGACTACCCGAAGTTATCTCAGAATCAATTCGTCAAGGCAAAATTGAATTTACGACTGATATTGCCGCAGGTGTCAATCATGGTGAAGTGTTATTCATTGCTGTGGGTACGCCTTCGTTACCTGATGGGCGTAGCGATATGCGTTATGTTGAAGCAGTTGCTCGCAGTATTGGGGAAAGTTTGACGGAAGGATATCGGGTAATTGTCAATAAATCAACAGTACCGATTGGTTCTGGTGATTGGGTTCGTATGATCGTGCTAGATGGCATGGCAGGCAAGAAAAATATTGATCAAATCCAGTTTGATGTAGTGAGCAATCCCGAGTTTCTAAGAGAAGGTGTAGCGGTTTACGATACGTTTAACCCTGATCGCATTGTGGTTGGTAGTGGCAGTGATCGCGCTCTGCAACTGATGCAGGATCTTTACCAACCAATTATTGATCGCTCCTTTGCTGAGGATAAGACCTTACCGCCAGTACCAGTCGTAGTTACAGATTTAAACTCTGCGGAAATGATTAAGTACGCAGCGAATGCTTTTCTTGCCACGAAGATTAGCTTTGTCAATGAGGTTGCGAATATTTGCGATCGCGTTGGCGCAGATGTGAAGGAAGTTGCAAAAGGAATTGGACTAGATTCGCGCATTGGTTCTAAGTTCTTGCAAGCAGGTATCGGTTGGGGTGGCTCTTGCTTTGGTAAGGATGTCTCCGCCTTAATTTATACTGCTGAAGACTATGGCTATTCCACCGAAATCTTAAAGGCATGTGTGCGCGTAAACGAACTTCAGCGCACCCTTGTCGTAGAGAAGTTACAACAAGCCTTGAAGATCCTCAAGGGTAAAACCATTGGTTTATTAGGAATGACCTTTAAACCCGATACTGATGATATGCGTGATGCTCCCTCTTTGACCTTGATCGATCAATTGAGTCGCTTGGGTGCGCGGGTCAAAGCCTATGATCCTTTGGTTTCACAATCAGGTTTACGCCAAGGTTTTTCTAATGTAATAGTGGAAACAGATCTAGAGCGTCTTGCGGATGGTTGTGATGCAGTGGTATTGGTGACAGATTGGCAAGAGTTTTTGGCGATTGATTATGCCAAGATGTTAACGCTCATGGCACATCCTGTCATCATTGATGCCCGTAACTTCCTTGATGGCAAGGCTCTCGAAGCTTTGGGCTACAAATATATTGGAATTGGACGTTAA
- a CDS encoding UDP-glucuronic acid decarboxylase family protein → MKILVTGGAGFIGSHLVDRLMDAGHTVVCVDNLYTGRKPNNSKWAEHPNFQFIEHDIINPIDIDHVEQIYHLACPASPVHYQADPIQTAKTNFLGTLNVLQLAKQWNARVLLASTSEVYGDPLIHPQTEDYWGNVNCTGIRSCYDEGKRISETLAFDFHRQFGVEVRVARIFNTHGTRMLENDGRVVSNFIVQALKGIPLTIYGDGSQTRSFCYVSDLVEGLIRLMNGNYIGPVNLGNPGEYTILQLAQTIQRLIDPTANIVFKPLPQDDPQRRQPDISRAKFHLGWEPTVPLEEGLAKTIAYFRDYFADH, encoded by the coding sequence ATGAAAATCCTAGTTACTGGCGGCGCAGGCTTCATTGGGTCGCACTTAGTTGATCGGTTGATGGACGCAGGACATACAGTTGTCTGTGTTGATAACCTTTACACAGGAAGAAAACCCAATAATAGCAAATGGGCAGAACATCCTAATTTTCAATTTATTGAGCATGACATTATCAACCCTATTGATATTGATCATGTTGAGCAAATATATCACCTTGCTTGTCCAGCATCGCCCGTTCATTATCAAGCTGATCCAATTCAAACTGCTAAAACTAACTTTTTAGGTACTCTCAATGTTTTGCAATTAGCTAAACAGTGGAATGCGCGAGTTTTGCTTGCTTCAACTTCTGAGGTGTATGGAGATCCCCTAATCCATCCACAAACCGAAGACTATTGGGGCAATGTCAACTGTACAGGGATTCGGAGTTGTTATGACGAAGGTAAACGAATTTCGGAAACTCTAGCTTTTGATTTCCATCGCCAATTTGGGGTTGAGGTGAGAGTAGCTCGCATCTTCAATACTCATGGAACAAGGATGCTCGAAAACGATGGACGTGTAGTTAGCAACTTTATTGTTCAAGCTCTAAAGGGTATTCCACTGACAATTTATGGAGATGGCTCACAAACTCGGAGTTTCTGCTATGTATCAGATCTCGTGGAGGGATTGATTCGCTTGATGAATGGAAATTACATTGGTCCCGTGAATTTAGGCAATCCTGGTGAATATACAATTTTACAATTGGCTCAAACAATTCAGCGCTTGATCGATCCCACAGCCAACATTGTATTTAAGCCTTTACCTCAGGATGATCCACAGCGTCGTCAGCCTGACATTTCTCGAGCAAAGTTCCATTTAGGCTGGGAACCAACAGTTCCCTTAGAAGAAGGGCTAGCAAAGACGATCGCTTATTTTCGCGATTACTTTGCAGATCACTAG
- a CDS encoding polysaccharide biosynthesis/export family protein: protein MRIPKFGKLILFTLIACSPFPSWAQTTTIDKAAPSSGTSTSFPAPTNSNLRPLSTVNNSGAPSLNVSESQDTFRYTLGAGDTIKIEVFNVPELSGNQTIAPDGTINISLVGALKLEGLSLDEANALLKAKLSPFLVRNIVNVSLLSPRPLNIAVVGEVNRPGPRFLNYVGSGAISNNSSSSGSSNAATLTRALESASGITSRADISNIQISRRDGASGRRIIKVNLQNLLEKGDISQDVRILDGDSILVPPLPQTSTAQSRVVSNSTFSPDTFTIQVAIVGEVNRVGPQTLVYSRNGITSTGLTGATTAAGVASNGGPVTLSRALQAANGVTEIADIRNVQISRLNDKGQRTIVKANLLDLITKADLSQDITLTDGDLITVPRLEKTNPAEYLQVAKATFSPTVITVQVIGEAFRPGPLQLRPNTSFTEAISAAGGLTNDADWRAVELYRVNPDGSIMRRNLVADLNLPLSEENNPGLRDRDVIVVRPSFGASILSSATKFLGNIVTPFSLVTNLYRSFQN, encoded by the coding sequence ATGCGTATACCCAAATTTGGCAAATTAATTCTATTTACATTAATTGCCTGTTCTCCTTTTCCTAGTTGGGCACAGACCACCACAATTGATAAAGCTGCTCCGTCATCTGGAACATCTACATCATTCCCAGCGCCCACAAATTCTAACCTGAGACCATTATCAACGGTTAATAATAGTGGTGCGCCTTCCCTAAACGTCAGTGAATCTCAAGATACATTTCGATACACTTTAGGGGCAGGAGACACCATCAAAATCGAAGTATTTAACGTACCAGAGTTATCTGGCAACCAAACAATCGCTCCAGATGGGACTATTAATATTTCTTTAGTAGGCGCGCTCAAATTAGAAGGCTTAAGTTTAGATGAAGCCAATGCCTTGCTGAAGGCAAAATTAAGCCCCTTCTTAGTGCGTAATATTGTTAATGTTTCCCTGCTATCTCCTCGTCCTCTAAATATTGCTGTTGTCGGAGAGGTGAATCGTCCAGGGCCAAGATTCTTAAATTATGTGGGTTCTGGTGCTATCAGTAACAACAGCAGCAGCAGTGGTAGTAGTAACGCGGCAACTTTAACTCGCGCACTTGAGTCAGCCTCAGGAATTACCTCAAGAGCAGATATTAGTAATATTCAGATTTCTCGACGTGATGGAGCATCGGGTCGTCGGATCATCAAAGTTAATCTCCAAAATCTCCTTGAGAAAGGCGATATTAGCCAAGATGTCCGCATCCTTGATGGAGACTCAATTCTAGTTCCACCACTACCTCAAACTAGTACGGCTCAGTCTAGGGTCGTTAGCAATTCCACCTTTTCGCCAGATACCTTTACGATTCAAGTAGCGATCGTCGGTGAAGTTAATCGCGTTGGTCCGCAAACCCTTGTTTATTCACGTAATGGGATTACTTCCACAGGACTCACAGGTGCAACTACTGCGGCTGGCGTTGCATCTAATGGTGGACCTGTTACCCTCAGCCGAGCTTTGCAGGCTGCCAATGGGGTAACTGAAATTGCGGATATTCGTAACGTGCAGATTTCCCGTTTGAATGACAAAGGACAGCGCACAATCGTGAAAGCGAACCTACTTGATCTAATCACTAAAGCTGATCTCAGCCAAGACATAACTCTCACCGATGGTGATCTCATTACTGTGCCGCGACTCGAAAAAACTAATCCAGCCGAATATTTACAGGTTGCGAAAGCCACCTTCTCGCCTACAGTTATTACAGTGCAAGTAATTGGTGAGGCATTTCGTCCAGGGCCTCTACAACTGCGTCCTAATACTTCTTTCACTGAAGCTATTTCCGCAGCAGGAGGACTGACTAACGATGCCGATTGGCGTGCAGTAGAGCTTTATCGAGTAAATCCTGATGGTTCAATTATGCGCCGTAACCTTGTCGCTGATTTAAATCTACCCTTGAGCGAAGAAAATAATCCAGGACTACGCGATCGCGATGTGATTGTAGTACGTCCCTCCTTTGGAGCAAGCATTCTTAGCTCAGCCACCAAATTTCTTGGTAACATCGTTACTCCTTTTTCACTCGTTACTAATCTTTATAGAAGCTTTCAAAACTAA
- a CDS encoding HAD-IA family hydrolase: MRSPQVIYLDAVGTVFGVRDSVGEQYAKVAIDFGVNLDEQAINYAFYQSFQAAPRIAFPNLPQAEIPIAEYKWWRSLAEQTFRQTGDFAKFANFDQFFNQLYAYFATTEPWAIYQDVRIALDAWKKQGIALGVLSNFDSRIYKVIADLELKSYFDSITISTEVGAAKPQATIFKTALAKHQLERSPDLAWHIGDSFGEDYEGATAVGITSFWLNRDRRPAKDLAQQTARTIHLLTDL, translated from the coding sequence ATGCGATCGCCACAGGTTATTTATTTAGATGCAGTTGGCACTGTATTTGGTGTAAGAGACAGTGTTGGTGAACAATATGCAAAGGTTGCTATAGATTTTGGTGTTAATCTTGATGAGCAAGCAATTAACTATGCTTTTTATCAAAGTTTCCAAGCTGCTCCAAGAATTGCTTTTCCTAATTTGCCTCAAGCGGAGATCCCGATCGCTGAATATAAATGGTGGCGATCGCTTGCTGAACAAACCTTTAGGCAAACAGGTGATTTTGCAAAATTTGCTAATTTTGATCAGTTTTTCAATCAACTGTACGCTTATTTTGCTACTACGGAGCCTTGGGCTATTTACCAAGATGTTCGCATTGCGTTAGATGCATGGAAAAAACAGGGAATTGCTCTTGGGGTGTTATCAAATTTTGACAGTCGGATTTATAAAGTTATTGCAGACCTTGAACTTAAGTCCTACTTTGACTCGATCACCATATCTACTGAAGTTGGTGCAGCCAAGCCTCAGGCAACAATTTTTAAGACAGCTTTAGCCAAGCATCAACTGGAGCGATCGCCTGATCTCGCTTGGCATATAGGCGATAGTTTTGGCGAAGACTATGAGGGAGCAACTGCGGTGGGGATCACATCATTTTGGCTAAATCGTGATCGCCGCCCCGCCAAAGATCTGGCTCAACAGACGGCACGAACAATTCATCTACTAACTGACCTATAG
- a CDS encoding riboflavin synthase — MFTGLIQTIGTIEQRDRDRLVIYCPDLISKIAIGDSIAVNGVCLTATHISDTNFVADVSPETLGRTNLGDRKLKYVNLEMALAVGDRIGGHFVSGHIDGMGKLCDRALVGNSWELSFEAIPEVARYIIFKGSIAINGISLTVSYCNDSGTNFRVAVIPHTYESTTLKYLDLDSSVHLEGDVLGKYVEKFLRSGHLAPSSLAHPEITSEFLAEHGW, encoded by the coding sequence ATGTTTACAGGCTTAATTCAAACCATTGGTACTATTGAGCAACGCGATCGCGATCGCCTTGTGATTTATTGTCCTGATCTGATCAGCAAAATTGCGATCGGTGATAGCATCGCTGTAAATGGGGTATGTCTGACCGCAACTCATATTTCGGATACTAATTTCGTGGCAGATGTGTCTCCTGAAACCTTGGGACGGACAAATTTAGGCGATCGCAAATTAAAGTATGTCAATTTAGAAATGGCTCTAGCGGTAGGCGATCGCATTGGTGGACATTTTGTCTCAGGTCATATCGATGGGATGGGAAAATTATGCGATCGTGCCCTAGTTGGTAATTCATGGGAGTTAAGCTTTGAGGCGATTCCTGAAGTTGCTCGCTATATTATTTTTAAAGGGAGCATTGCCATCAATGGAATTAGTCTCACAGTTTCCTATTGCAATGATTCAGGCACAAATTTTCGAGTTGCGGTTATTCCCCACACCTATGAGAGCACCACATTGAAATATCTCGATCTTGACAGCTCCGTACACTTAGAAGGTGATGTTTTAGGTAAATATGTTGAGAAATTTCTAAGATCAGGGCATTTAGCGCCCAGCAGTCTAGCTCATCCCGAAATAACATCCGAATTTCTTGCTGAGCATGGCTGGTAA
- the ndk gene encoding nucleoside-diphosphate kinase, producing MERTFLAVKPDGVQRHLIGEIIRRYEAKGFKLVGLKLLQPTRELAESHYAVHKERPFFAGLVDFITSGPVVAMVWEGDGVVASARKIIGATNPQTAEPGTIRGDFGINIGRNIIHGSDAIETAQTEIALWFKPEELVEWQPNLTAWVYE from the coding sequence ATGGAACGTACTTTTTTGGCAGTTAAGCCTGATGGCGTACAACGTCACCTAATCGGAGAAATTATTCGTCGTTATGAAGCAAAAGGCTTTAAGCTCGTCGGACTGAAATTGTTGCAACCAACCCGCGAACTAGCTGAAAGTCATTACGCAGTACATAAGGAAAGACCTTTCTTTGCGGGTTTGGTTGACTTTATTACCTCAGGTCCTGTTGTGGCGATGGTCTGGGAAGGCGATGGTGTAGTTGCTTCTGCGCGGAAGATTATCGGTGCAACTAATCCTCAAACTGCTGAGCCTGGTACAATTCGTGGCGATTTTGGTATCAATATTGGACGCAATATTATTCATGGTTCTGATGCGATCGAAACTGCTCAAACCGAGATTGCACTTTGGTTTAAGCCTGAAGAATTAGTCGAATGGCAGCCTAACTTAACGGCTTGGGTTTACGAATAA
- the psbA gene encoding photosystem II q(b) protein has protein sequence MTTAVQRRESASLWDQFCNWVTSTENRLYVGWFGVIMIPCLLAATICFIIAFIAAPPVDIDGIREPVAGSLLFGNNMISGAVVPSSNAIGLHFYPIWEADSLDEWLYNGGPYQLVIFHFLLGIFCYMGREWELSYRLGMRPWIAVAYSAPVAAATAVFLIYPIGQGSFSDGMPLGISGTFNFMIVFQAEHNILMHPFHMLGVAGVFGGSLFSAMHGSLVTSSLIRETTENESQNSGYKFGQEEETYNIVAAHGYFGRLIFQYASFSNSRQLHFFLALWPVVGIWFTALGVSTMAFNLNGFNFNQSISDSQGRVVPSWADVINRANLGMEVMHERNAHNFPLDLAAVDVAPVAMSAPAING, from the coding sequence ATGACAACAGCAGTACAAAGACGCGAAAGTGCGTCACTGTGGGATCAGTTTTGCAATTGGGTCACCAGCACCGAAAACCGCCTCTATGTAGGTTGGTTCGGCGTAATCATGATCCCTTGCTTACTCGCAGCGACCATTTGCTTCATCATCGCATTCATCGCAGCCCCTCCTGTCGATATTGACGGAATCCGTGAACCAGTAGCAGGTAGCTTGCTATTCGGAAACAACATGATTTCTGGCGCAGTTGTACCATCTTCAAACGCAATTGGCCTGCACTTTTACCCCATTTGGGAAGCAGATAGCCTCGACGAATGGCTATACAACGGTGGACCATACCAATTGGTAATTTTCCACTTCTTGCTCGGCATTTTCTGCTACATGGGACGTGAATGGGAATTGTCTTACCGTCTCGGTATGCGTCCTTGGATCGCAGTAGCATACTCCGCACCAGTAGCAGCAGCAACCGCAGTATTCTTGATCTACCCAATCGGACAAGGCTCCTTCTCAGACGGTATGCCTTTGGGAATCTCTGGAACCTTCAACTTCATGATCGTATTCCAAGCAGAGCACAACATCTTGATGCATCCTTTCCACATGTTGGGAGTAGCAGGTGTGTTCGGCGGTTCGTTGTTCAGTGCAATGCACGGTTCATTGGTAACCAGCAGCTTGATTCGTGAAACCACCGAAAACGAAAGCCAAAACTCGGGTTACAAGTTCGGACAAGAAGAAGAAACCTACAACATCGTTGCAGCACACGGCTACTTCGGTCGTTTGATTTTCCAATACGCTTCTTTCAGCAACAGCCGTCAATTGCACTTCTTCTTGGCACTATGGCCAGTAGTCGGCATTTGGTTCACCGCATTGGGCGTAAGCACAATGGCATTCAACTTGAACGGATTCAACTTCAACCAGTCTATCTCTGATAGCCAAGGTCGTGTTGTACCTTCTTGGGCAGACGTAATCAACCGCGCAAACTTGGGTATGGAAGTAATGCACGAGCGCAACGCTCACAACTTCCCACTCGATTTGGCAGCAGTTGATGTAGCTCCTGTAGCTATGAGCGCTCCTGCTATCAACGGTTAA
- a CDS encoding PIN domain-containing protein: MAKTIVLDTNILIRALLGEKVPNFLNKYVNSCDFITPDNCYQELYSNLPKILQKQNLGISISPFSEEILQLQEAIIPIAEEFYIQYKNEAQRRIKARDPNDWQVVALAMHFDCPIWTEDKDFFGIGIATWNSQNVEIYLMK; encoded by the coding sequence ATGGCAAAGACGATTGTCCTAGATACAAACATCCTAATTCGAGCATTATTAGGCGAAAAAGTCCCAAATTTTTTAAATAAATACGTCAATAGCTGTGACTTTATAACCCCTGATAATTGCTATCAAGAGCTTTACAGTAACTTGCCCAAAATATTACAAAAGCAAAATTTGGGAATATCAATATCTCCATTTTCCGAAGAAATATTACAACTACAAGAAGCCATTATCCCGATCGCCGAAGAGTTCTATATTCAGTATAAAAATGAAGCTCAAAGACGCATCAAAGCCAGAGATCCTAACGATTGGCAAGTAGTCGCTTTAGCCATGCACTTTGATTGTCCAATCTGGACAGAAGACAAAGATTTTTTTGGAATTGGCATCGCTACATGGAACAGCCAAAACGTAGAAATTTATCTTATGAAATAA
- a CDS encoding alpha/beta fold hydrolase: MIGFLGYKDALKFQSIIPNHKLVWIKNSGHVPHLECPEIAAQEMMGFASSDRLS; this comes from the coding sequence GTGATCGGATTCTTGGGATATAAAGATGCTCTCAAGTTCCAATCCATAATTCCTAATCACAAACTAGTTTGGATCAAAAATAGCGGTCACGTTCCCCATCTCGAATGCCCCGAAATCGCTGCCCAAGAGATGATGGGATTTGCAAGCAGCGATCGCTTGTCATAA